A window from Canis aureus isolate CA01 chromosome 23, VMU_Caureus_v.1.0, whole genome shotgun sequence encodes these proteins:
- the ZBED5 gene encoding zinc finger BED domain-containing protein 5 — protein sequence MIAHLLCILSYNFNTSVILNVYSKLTMFCTTNTLPMDLLLKQGSLKQEVESFCYQIVSESNDQKVGILQSENEQLQPSVSKKSEGELSRVKFMSSSNKITTFSKKPKRRKYDESYLSFGFTYFGNRDAPHAQCVLCKKILSNSSLAPSKLRRHLETKHAAYKDKDISFFKQHLDSPENNKPPTPKIVNTDNESATEASYNVSYHIALSGEAHTIGELLIKPCAKDVVMRMFDEQYSKKIDAVQLSNSTVARRIKDLAADIEEELVCRLKICDGFSLQLDESADVSGLAVLLVFVRYRFNKSIEEDLLLCESLQSNATGEEIFNCINSFMQKHEIEWEKCVDVCSDASRAMDGKIAEAVTLIKYVAPESTSSHCLLYRHALAVKIMPTSLKNVLDQAVQIINYIKARPHQSRLLKILCEEMGAQHTALLLNTEVRWLSRGKVLVRLFELRRELLVFMDSAFRLSDCLTNSSWLLRLAYLADIFTKLNEVNLSMQGKNVTVFTVFDKMSSLLRKLEFWASSVEEENFDCFPTLSDFLTEINSTVDKDICSAIVQHLRGLRSTLLRYFPVTNDNNTWVRNPFTVTVKPASLVARDYESLIDLTSDSQVKQNFSELSLNDFWSSLIQEYPSIARRAVRVLLPFATMHLCETGFSYYAATKTKYRKRLDAAPHMRIRLSNITPNIKRICDKKTQKHCSH from the coding sequence ATGATTGCTCATCTTCTGTGTATCCTGTCATATAATTTCAATACATCTGTGATACTCAATGTTTATTCTAAATTAACCATGTTTTGTACCACAAACACATTGCCTATGGATCTGTTGCTGAAACAAGGAAGCCTTAAACAGGAAGTAGAATCTTTTTGTTATCAAATTGTGTCTGAATCAAACGATCAAAAGGTTGGAATATTACAAAGCGAGAATGAACAGTTGCAACCTTCAGTGTCTAAAAAATCAGAAGGTGAGCTTTCCAGGGTCAAATTTATGTCCAGTTCCAACAAAATAACAACATTTAGTaagaaaccaaaaagaagaaaatatgatgaAAGTTATCTGTCTTTTGGATTTACTTACTTTGGGAATAGAGATGCGCCTCATGCTCAGTGTGTGTTATGTAAGAAAATTCTATCAAATAGTTCTTTGGCCCCTAGTAAGCTTCGAAGACATTTGGAAACTAAACATGCTGCCTATAAAGACAAAGACATAAGCTTTTTCAAGCAACATCTTGATTCACCTGAAAATAATAAACCTCCAACACCTAAAATTGTCAATACAGATAATGAAAGTGCTACAGAGGCATCATACAATGTAAGTTACCATATAGCCCTGAGTGGAGAGGCTCATACTATTGGAGAATTGCTTATCAAGCCTTGTGCAAAAGACGTTGTGATGCGGATGTTTGACGAACAGTATAGCAAAAAAATAGATGCAGTACAACTATCAAATAGTACTGTTGCACGTCGGATTAAGGATCTTGCTGCTGACATTGAAGAAGAGCTTGTATGTAGACTGAAAATTTGTGATGGGTTTTCACTGCAACTAGATGAATCAGCTGATGTTTCAGGACTTGCAGTGCTGCTTGTGTTTGTTCGTTACAGGTTTAATAAATCTATTGAGGAAGACCTACTCTTATGTGAGTCTTTGCAAAGTAATGCTACTGGTGAAGAAATTTTCAACTGCATCAACAGTTTTATGCAGAAACATGAAATTGAATGGGAAAAATGTGTTGATGTTTGTAGTGATGCTTCTAGGGCAATGGACGGGAAAATTGCTGAGGCGGTCACCTTGATAAAATATGTGGCTCCCGAAAGCACCAGTAGTCACTGCCTATTATATAGACATGCACTAGCAGTTAAAATAATGCCTACATCTCTGAAAAATGTGCTAGATCAGGCAGTACAAATCATCAATTACATTAAAGCTCGGCCACATCAGTCCAGGCTACTAAAAATTTTATGTGAGGAAATgggtgcccagcacacagcactTCTTCTGAATACAGAGGTGAGGTGGCTTTCCCGAGGTAAAGTTCTTGTAAGACTTTTTGAGCTTCGTCGTGAGCTGTTGGTTTTCATGGATTCAGCTTTTCGACTGTCTGACTGTTTAACAAATTCATCTTGGCTGCTAAGACTTGCATATCTTGCAGATATTTTTACTAAATTAAATGAGGTTAATCTATCAATGCAAGGAAAAAATGTAACCGTTTTCACAGTATTTGATAAAATGTCATCATTGTTAAGAAAATTGGAATTTTGGGCTTCATCTGTAGAAGAAGAAAACTTTGATTGTTTTCCTACACTCAGTGACTTTTTGACTGAAATCAATTCTACAGTTGATAAAGATATTTGTAGTGCCATTGTGCAGCACCTAAGGGGTTTGCGCTCTACTCTGTTAAGATATTTTCCTGTAACAAATGACAATAACACTTGGGTTAGAAATCCGTTTACAGTAACTGTTAAACCAGCCTCATTAGTAGCACGGGACTATGAGAGCCTGATTGATTTAACATCTGATTCTCAAGTGAAACAAAATTTTAGTGAACTTTCACTAAATGATTTTTGGAGTAGCCTAATTCAAGAGTACCCAAGCATTGCGAGGCGTGCAGTTCGTGTACTTCTTCCTTTTGCTACGATGCACCTGTGTGAAACAGGATTTTCATATTATGccgcaacaaaaacaaaatacaggaaAAGACTTGATGCTGCACCACATATGCGGATTCGACTTAGTAACATTACACCTAATATTAAGCGGATATGtgataaaaagacacaaaaacacTGTTCTCATTGA